The Oncorhynchus clarkii lewisi isolate Uvic-CL-2024 unplaced genomic scaffold, UVic_Ocla_1.0 unplaced_contig_712_pilon_pilon, whole genome shotgun sequence genome segment AACTCATTACCAGATGTTGGGAGGTCACTgctgtttacacacacacgtgAAATAAACAGTCAAGAGAATAGAAAGTAACAAAGTGGATACATTCATATGGACAAATTCACTTGGTTTGTGCAGGTGAAGAACCTTGAGATTTCATTGTATTTGATGGAAGCTGTGCTGTACAAATCTAATGAATTATAATATTGTTTAGTGCAGTGACAACGATGGTGGTGTTCATTCACTTGGAGGTCAAGGTGGAGGTCAATGTGTTTCTAGATAtggaaaaacaaaaacactgAGCTTTTACACAACCGCCCTATCTGACATTTAACAAAAACAAACTTAAAGTAAACTTAAACACATGATCTCATATTCGATATGTAGCTAGCTGACCAAACTGTACACTGACTGGTAGTGGTGGGATATCCACAACCATCACATATTTAAGCTCTACATCTAGTCTAACTTTTTATTTATTAATCCCTATTGCTTTGATAGATGCCATATTTATTCATATCCCCTCTTATCAAAGATAAATGAAATCCCACCTTCCTTCAGCCTGACAGGCAGTGTCATCTGATAATGTAAGAATAAATGAGCAGGTTTCTGAACAGGAGTCTGATAAGGATGTTTGTAGAAAACTTGTTGTGGAAACAGTttcctatatacacacacacacctctgttttGCGCTTTGTGTTATTCGCTAAACAGGTTGTGCCCTTTATCCTTAAAGGGTTGCTCATGCAAGGATATAATCGTACTATATTGCTAAATATTGTAATCGCAAacccacaaatacacacactcccTCTTTGAAGGGAACagaaaaaaaatatgatttgaaaAGTAACAATATCTAACTTAGTGACAGTTGAAATGACAGCTTGCCTCTCTTGGTTGATGGAGGTTTATACGTGTGTCGTGTTAATAGGCTTGAGCCTGATTGCAATATGCTGAGATAATATATCATTCCATTATTCACACAAACATTCCATTGTGAGCATATGAAAACCTTTCAATGGAGTTCAAATCTCGACAATTCCCCTTCAAGTCAGTATTTGACCGTTGGAGTCACATTGAATCCAGTCCAGCAACCTTAGACCACAGTGTGGACCCTGAAAGGTTACAGTCCAACAGAGTGATGATTGTCCAATCTCCTCCAATAGCAGAGCAGCAGCTTCTTCATGGGAAACGTAGTGCCAAGTGTCTGTGGTACTGAATGTTCCAAATAAATATACATTCTTATAAGGCAGTGTTCCATGTCACATCGGACAAAAGGATCAGGTGGAAAATCCTTTTAATAAGATGGGGATTGTGAAAAGGGGGAGAGCGTGAAGAGAAGTATCAGAGAGaagcacatacagtatgttggGAATCCTAGTGGCAGAAAAGTGGTACTGCAGCTTCTGATCTACTCAAAAGTTATAGTTAGCACCATTGTCTCCCTCCCCCCTATTTAAACTCAGGACTGCTTCCGAAACATGAAGATGTCTCTGGTCTTGGAGCCTCTCTTGCCCTCGGGGAGTGGGGTGGGGTTGGGTGAGGGGGAGGGTGAGGGTGACGGGGAGGCTGAGGGCTGGGGGGTGGCTGTGCCTCCATAGGGGCAGCTCTGGGAGTCGGGGTGCTCCCCAGAACACTCCACGGCCGGGATGTAGCGACTGTCCCACATCCCTGGACCGCACAGCTTACACAGGTCATGGAGGCTGCACGGGATTCTGGGTAACAGACGGAACTGGTAGAGCAGACTACGGGCCTGGTAGTaggaagggtgggagagagaaaggaagagagagaacgtaAGAGAGAGTCaaggaatggagagaaagagagcatgtGAGAGAACaagggactggaggagaggagtggcagTGAATGAGAGAAAGGTTAAACACGAGGAAAACACGTAGAAAGGAGGAAACAGAAGGCAGCGAAGAAGCTATACCTCAAGACTTACAAAACAGCTAACAGTATCACACTTAGTATCATGGAGATTTGAATAACATTTGACTAAATCAATAGCTCCTTCAGACGTGGAAGAACATGATCTAACACAGCCAAAATCAATTAACGTGATCTAATTTAAACTAAATAGGGCTGAGCTGTTCAGACACATCAAACCTGATAGGGGTTCTATAACAGTCCTAACACCTGCATGCTAAaatgtgctgttgctgctgcagcAGCACTACTAACATGGCATCCATAAACATgagaagacagacacacactaccgGCCATGACTCAGaaatcctcaacatggcatccaTAAACATgaggagaagacagagacacTACCGGCCATGACTCAGaaatcctcaacatggcatccaTAAACACgaggagaagacagagacacactACCAGCCATGACTCAGaaatcctcaacatggcatccaTAAACATgaggagaagacagagacacTACCGGCCATGACTCAGAAATCCTCAACATGGCAGGATCACAGCAAGTATTTCAAGACTCCTTGAGGGCTGGGGAGCAACAAGGACTATTATGCTTTGTTGTATTACAAACGCCATTCCTTTTAAATCCCTTCGGCGCAGGCGATGAGTGTACACTGAGGGGATGAGTTAAGAATTAAACAGCCACCATAGTATGCTAACTAGAGGGTAAAATGCTAGCGTTGCATAACATGCTAgtatagcctagcatagcatgaGGAAAAGTGGCCCAGCCTTGGATGGAGTAACGCATCGTCATGCTAACGTTACCTTGCGCAGCACCAGCTCCCCGTTCATGTGCATGGAGAGGTTACTGAAGTGGAGCAACATCTGGTCGGTGGCTAACTGCTGCTCCGTCACGTCATCACCGTACAGCACGATGATGGCCACACACGCAAACAGATGGAAGTAGTCCGTCTGAGGGAGCGATAGCGTGTTATTGACAAAGTACATTTATAATGGACTGTGGAGAGCCTGCCTACAGTACAGtttgtgtgtctggttgtgtctACATCCAACTCTAATCTCCATAACTAGTGTGTTGTATGAATGATGGTTATACCTATGGCAGGCTATAAACTCCTAACATTGTTACACACAGTTGCTAATACACATTGTTTGATATTGGTGTATGTATGCTAatgttgtgtgtttgtattgttCTATGTATACCAATTCCACGTACAACATGATAAAGTTGCTCTGTGTACACCAATGCCAtgtacaacatgatgatgttgcTCCGTGTACACCAATGCCATGTACAACATGATGTTGCTGTGCGTATGCTGATGTAAACTTGGGTACCTGGTAGTGTGCCCAGCAGGCCTCCCACATACGCAGGGCCTCTGTGTCGGGGAACTCCCGTTTGAAGCAGAGTAGGAGCCAGCGGTGACAGAACAGCAGCTGTAGGCCGTCCTCCCCCAGCTGGGTCAGGTGCTGGTGGAACCGGGGCAGCATCAGACGCAACAGCTCCCTCAGGTACATCTGGAAcgcgggagagagagatggttagggCACTAATGTGGATATGAAtgtaacaccacacacacacacaaaataaaacacGAGAATCACAGATAGCGAGAGAAAAGTGTGTGTaataaaaagagagaaagacactTTCTCTGTCCCCTTACCAGTTGTCTCTCCATGTCCTCGTCGCGGGGAGAGCTGATGAAGATGGTGTTCTCCATCAGGCCTACGAAGCACCAGAACGTGTCACTCTCATCCTGCACCTCGGTCAGCAGGGGGGCCACCAGGTCAGACATGCCCTGGCAGTAGCCCATCTCTGGGTTGAACACCGCGTAGTTCAGCAGCACACacctggaggaagagaggaacaccACCACAGACAATATCAAGAGATCATAGTCGCCTCATACTAAGTTATACATATTACCTCATACTAAGTCATACATAAAGTTTTACATACAAAGTCATACTAACCCATCACCCTAACCAACAGGTCGTATAGATGTTTAGACACTGTCGTTAAAACAATCAATTTagaccaaatcaaattgtatttttcacatgctttgtaaacaggtgtagaccaacagtgaaatgcttacttctcATCCTAACTATtcagagagataaatacacaatgagtaatgatagcttggctatatacacgaggtaccagtacagagtccatgtacaggggtacgaggtcattgaggtagatatgtacatataggtagggccctataaagtgactaggtaacaggatagataataaacagtcaCAGCAGTGTATGCAGTTAGTCAAAAACGTTAAGGCAAAAAGGGTCAATGAAGatagttaaacagttaaccaatagccacccggactaactatttagcagtcttatagcttgggggtagaagctgttcagggtcctgttggttccagacttggtgcattggtaccgcttTCCGttcggtagcaaagagaacagtctatgacgtgggtggctggagtctgatcatttttagggccttcctttgacaccgcctagtatagaggtccttaatggcaggaagctcggccccagtgatgtactgggccgtacacactaccctctatagcgccttgcggtcggatgccaagctgTTGCCAAAcaaagcggtgatgcagccagtcaagatgctctcaatggtgcagctgttgaactttATAACGATCCGAGGGTccctgccaaatcttttcagcctcctgagggggaagaggtgttgttgtgccttcacgactgtgttggagtgtgtggaccatgatcagtccttagtgatgtggacacagaggaacttaaagctAAACAACACTATGGCATTAAAACAGAGTAAGCGAATGAATAAGACAAATATGAAAAGTGGTGAGACAATATTGGTCCATAATAATACATGAGAGTTCTAACCTCCCCCACCCCTACTCTACTTGACCCAGTTACTTTTACCAATACCGAGAACCAGCCATGAGTCACTTAACAGCCTGGTTTTGAAAGCCTTTAGCTCCTTCATTTAGGAAGCTATTAGCTGTAAGTATGCATCAGAACTAGTGCTCTAACAACTTACTGGGAGTCAATAAAGCATGAAAGTCATTAGCTAGCTTCCCCCAGGGTTCAGAATATGATATTCATGTACAATATTACCTCCTGTGCACTGGACTATGGGATAGGAAAGATGAGAAATGGAAAAGGTgaggaagaaagggaggagaaaagagtggtaagagaggagagagtgaaatgTAGAATAAAGAGTGACAGAGGGAAGGATATGGATAGAGATGAGAGGAAAGACAAGTGGTAGGGGAGAGAAAGtgtaaagagaagagagggaaatacCCAGACAGAGCCATCTGTCCTGACCTCATGATCTCCACATTGGGGTTGTTCTCTCCCCTGAAGAAGTGGTTGCTGCGGTCTGTTCTCACCACGTCCTTATCCACGGTGAACTGAACCTTCCTCCAGAAGTCACTGTGCTCCTCAGGACTCATAGACAACCTGGGCAtggcagggacagacaggggtTTTTACTGGGTTAAATACTGGGGCTACGCACTAATGTCAACCAAACTTAAGGGCAGTTACTCAACttcaaaaatgtacttttaatttAACCCTTGATAGGATGTCAGGAAAAGGGTAGGGTGAGGATGTTGGGGCAATGTAAACCACTTAAACAACCTatgatctaaccctaaccccctcccATCACTCTCTGGCTGAGAACCTGAACACGGAGGACCTGACCCCTACCCTAACGAGCAGAGCAGAGGGGATTTCATTAACACTATTTGTTTTCCATTGAGCCCCGCCAGGAACAATAACACTGGGCCTGATGCAACTTCACGCAACTGTTTACTTTCTGGGTCTGTGTTTGTCTGCCTCTCCCTCGGcgtctcctccctcactcccttctctctcccagtcccttgatccctctctcccagtcccttgtcccctctctacctccatgcctcactctccctcttcttccctttCTGGAGAACTGTCAGCAGCTGTACCTGGTCCTGCTACCAGAATCCCCTAATCGTGTAACTCAACATTAACATGTAAGACCACAGAGACACCAGACCTTGTAGAAAATAGATGAGCAAACTGAATCAACTCTCCacaaccctctcctcctccagtgtttgttcagaacaggtatatactgacatctctctcctctccagcaggATCATCCATGTTTAACATCTTCAACAGTACTGGCTACAGCACAGAACATCAAATCAAACAAGCAATAATTGATTCTTCAAAATGTGACTTATATAAATAATGTAATGTTTTATTTCCATACAGAACTAATTGATTTAATTAACAGGGGCTGGTCGTTAGTCAGGATCACAAACAGATGATTATAAGGGTGTCATACATGTTCATGACAAGTCTAATcagttattatacctgtatcaTAATGCATCATATCTGCAGGCTTTAAGTAGAGTGTTACCGGTGCCACCACCTTTAGAAGGCCGAGACTGTAGTTCCAGGGTCTTAATGATGAGCCAATGGCCCCCGGAGGCTCAGTCAAGTGTTTTTCCATCAGCCTCATCACATCACAGGAGGAAGAGAGCGTCTAATTGGCTGGTTTGGATGACATTTTCTGATGTAATCTAAAGGTTAATACGCCATTCCGCTGAAGACCAGacaattatcatatcaattctgTGCACTCGTGCATCACACCTGTGCAAACATGCACACTGTGTGGAAGcttaggtagcctagcggttaagagcaaaCGGCCATTAACCAaatggtcgctggttcgaatatccaagccgactaggtgaaacatctgccAATGTGCCCTGGATCAAGGCACTTAACTCGAATTGCTCCTGAAAGTGGCTCTAGacaagcgtctgctaaatgactcaaatgtcaaatgtaaatgtattgaaaaagaAAAAGGattagggacagacagacaagtaACGCTGGGAGGTTCAAATAAATGACTGGTTGAACCCTTTACTctcttttagtgtgtgtgtggtgtgtgcgtgcgtgcgtggtgtgtgtgcgtgcgtggtgtgtgtgcatgcgtggtgtgtgcgtgcatttCGAGCATATTGATAGAATATGAGAGTAGAATATGAGAATATGATTTGATCAGCGATTACATGTTTTTACCCAGGAGGCCTGTTAATTTACACCCAGCACTCCCATAACAACGTTCTGTAATTGTGTCTATTGATTGCTCCATTTGCAAAGTGAaaccacaaggtgtgtgtgtgtgtgtgtgtaacagttaGCAGGATATGGCTTGGTGCCACCTTATTCCTTTGTATAaattaaccacatactgtatgtaccatTGTTATGAATGTCCTTCTTTCATCGAAAACAACAcaatagaaccccccccccacccacacacacacgtacggtCAGCAGCAGTGTAGCTCCCCTGGATGGAGAGCCATTAGTTATAGTAAACCCCCCAGCCACCTACCTCCTCTGCTGGATGTGGTGGTACTCAGAGCGTTTCTGCAGtctccaggcctctctctcctgggAGGAGGAGTCACAGCTGTAGTAGTGCAGTAAGAAGGGCCACACCTCCCCGCGGATGGATGGGTCAATGCCCCCAAAGAAGATGGcctgaggggggggacagagaggacatgaTCAGCCTGGGTAGTAGAAGTCTAGAATTCAACAATGTTATTTACAGTAACTacaccagggttccccaactggccaAATTAGTGCTGTGGTGGTTTTATTTGGCACCCCATTTATTGGGagaattttcaaaaaaaaaataaataaaattgacataagactaaaaacaccaggaaatcagctccatgTCATTTTTAGTTAAGAAATCTGTTCAAAtattcccatgcataatagagacacgtgatcgtatacaaatgtaagcaagtttGTCAGTCTTCCAAGGTCTTATCCCAGCTACACACTCACCTTGCGTAGCTTGTACTCCTCCTCCACCTGTCCGTTGTGGTTGAGGTGTCGGAGCCAGGTGGTGACGTCCAGGCGGCGGTACAGACGTTCCTCCGGGTGGGTCTCAGAGGACGGCAGGGTGGGCCTCCGGATGGAGAACTGCATACATGACTTCTCATCCACTacctggaagagagagggaggagaaagagagatcgataggtggggggaagagagggagcgagacagatgggtgtggggcagagagcgagagatatcAAGGAACTAGCCATTATGCTAACACTGAAATAACATGGTATCTAGCCACAATGCTAACACTGTAGGAACATGATATCTAGCCCCAATGCTAACACTGTAGGAACATGATATCTAGCCCCAATGCTAACACTGTAGGAACATGATATCTAGCCCCAATGCTAACACTGTAGGAACATGATATCTAGCCCCAATGCTAACATGCCTCACCTGGTCTTTGAGCTGcgtctctctgcagcacttcCACTGTTGGAAGACCTCAGCCAGCTTGTCCAGACCTGCGTGGTGGAAGTGGAGGACCTTATACTGGCTCTCCCTGCTGGCGATCACCAGCTGACCACTATTACACGCATCATCACTGGAATCACAACATACAGAAACACTGGCTGAAAGAAACACACATACAATGTTACTGCACTGCTAAAACATGGCTTATAACATATACAGCAAACTCTCAGTTGGAGAAGAATTTCAGAAACCTTTCCTGGATTGTCAAATACAGTCATTTTTTACATACATATAGGCCCAGTTTCTGAAGTGACTTTTCATTTTTGTAATCGCTGGACCTCCCCTTTACCCTCACAGGCCAAACAACACAACTGTATGCAGGTGAGTTGTTATGAGAGTAAAGTTCCTGAGGTCTTAAAGTATCCAGACAACATGACCCCACATGACCCCTGGCTGACCTGAAGAAGAGGCGGAGCGACCTCATGTGACCCAGGTCGACCCGGAACACTCCCCCCAGCTGCTCCAACGCCAGCACCTTCTGCTGTTCCTCCCACCGCATGCCCTGCAATTGGCTGTTGTTCTCAGAGGGAGCGTGGCTGTCCAGGCTGGAGGCGGAGCTAGCCGAATGGGTCATGGACTCGTCGCACAGCTCCCTGAGAAAATGAGGGGGGGGGAGAAGTTGAGTTGGTTATAGGATCAGATAAACTTACACCCACAACTATTACTGGCTCAATGCAAAACAGACCTTAGATCAGCGTCTAAGGGAAACTGATGGGACCATGATTTTGGAGAATCATTGCATTGCACACAGAGGTAATTCTAACAACACATAAGCATAGATATGGCAAACAGGGGGCTATGTACTGTTTGTGACTAGTGTTGAATATCAGGAGTCTATTTTACTGCCCTGTTGTGGTTCCTTGCTTTATGTCCTGGGATTGTTCTGGCTTAGACCATGGGACAGAGAAGAATGCATGGCGGTTACTGTGCAGGGGGGGAACCacgcacatcacacacacacacagtgcacacaacagaaactgtacacacacacacatcacagcgtCTGCCTTCCAATTTCCCCAGTCATTCCCCCACGGCCACTGTTTGTTTCCCCGGCACTGTAACCCGAGCTGGGGGTTCCTCTACtgcgttacacacacacacacacctgggtaaGGGGGTAAATCAAACAATTAACAACCAAAACACACCCCATGACACGTCTCGGAGAGCCAGACCTGAGAATCACAGTGACGTATTAATTGCAAATAGGGCCAGTAAACACAAGTCAATCATAtggaaaacatttacatttaaatgCTGTTTCCTTGTATGCCGATGGAACAGTATTTCTCTAagtccataataaatacaaacagcCTATTGGTCCCATGAGAGGAGCCAGAGCTGGTCAGTTTCAAACTAAATCAATGGTAGTGAATTGATCATGTCTCGGGTTGTCACATACCTGTATATGGGAAAATAATGTGAGATCCATCGAGACAGCAAGGTCTCACCTCATTGGTCAGATTCACTGCCCTCTGGATCATGTATCAAATCATGAACAAGGTCCCAGTCCTGGGACACTACAGCACAGAGGAGTGGGGAGATTCTCTCTGCCTCAATATAAACCTAGTcatagcagacctgggttcaaaaacTATTTGAAATCTGTCTGGAGTGCCCGGTGAACGGGCGTTGCAGATTTTGGACTTGTCTATCGGTTCCATTGCAACAGGAAATCTCAATCAAGCCCGGCAgaagaatttgaaatgatttttaaaagtatttgaacccaggtctgcgtCATAGGCCTATTGTATTACATTGAGGTGCTGAGAGAACATACAGAAACCAAAAGTCTCACACTTAATGGTCTGCTTGAATAAAATCTGAcaacatttgattgattaaaaCATTGCTTCAATAAAGGAATATTTAAACTGCGCTACATGCTAACTACTGTAACTGTCAGAGATATTGCTAAGCTATCTGTCTCTATGGGCTTTCCAGTTAACTAATCAGCATCAACAGAAGGTGTtgaacatggacctgttttaaatGTCGTCTACTTAATCAATGAAGTGAAGATAGCTTACAGTAACATAACAGTGGGTGCTTACGGAGAGGTTTTAAATGCCATTTACCTCAGTGGATCTCAATTAGCTAATGCTAAATATTCACACTAGTAGCTGATGCTGTTCTCTATAGCGACTACACTATAGCCTATGTATACAGTGTTATACACAGACTATGCACTGAGTGGCCAAAACattaacacctgctctttccatgacatagactgaatccaggtgaaagttatgatcccttattgatgtcacttgtgaaATCCActacaatcagtgtagatgaatggaaagaaacaggttaaagaaggattttgagacgtggattgtgtatgtgtggcattcagagggtgaatgcacaagacaaaatatttaagtgccaagaactgcaacggtgctgggtttttcatgcacAACAGTTTCCGGTGGGTAtctagaatggtccaccacccaaatgacattCAGCCAATTTGacgactgtgggaagcattggagacaacatgggccagcatccctgtggaacgcttgacaccttgtagagtccatgccctgacaaattgaggctgttctgagggcaaaaagtagtgtgtggggg includes the following:
- the LOC139401927 gene encoding TBC1 domain family member 16-like; amino-acid sequence: MSLGRLLRRASSKASDLLTFNPGSAGSRNGLDGEIIFSKNNVCVHPAEPLPGLPEHHPGYLCVHMEKDESLGTTLILTWVPNSRIQRQDEEALRYITPESSPVRRNARRRPRRPHSRHPPAQEEDEDREEEERIGNGTGIGGGLGLEASIEPPPPQQQQSQSGTDEGDELSADEVSRDSTMGSDSDTTFSSPFCLSPVSESLFESSGSVFLDNESRELCDESMTHSASSASSLDSHAPSENNSQLQGMRWEEQQKVLALEQLGGVFRVDLGHMRSLRLFFSDDACNSGQLVIASRESQYKVLHFHHAGLDKLAEVFQQWKCCRETQLKDQVVDEKSCMQFSIRRPTLPSSETHPEERLYRRLDVTTWLRHLNHNGQVEEEYKLRKAIFFGGIDPSIRGEVWPFLLHYYSCDSSSQEREAWRLQKRSEYHHIQQRRLSMSPEEHSDFWRKVQFTVDKDVVRTDRSNHFFRGENNPNVEIMRCVLLNYAVFNPEMGYCQGMSDLVAPLLTEVQDESDTFWCFVGLMENTIFISSPRDEDMERQLMYLRELLRLMLPRFHQHLTQLGEDGLQLLFCHRWLLLCFKREFPDTEALRMWEACWAHYQTDYFHLFACVAIIVLYGDDVTEQQLATDQMLLHFSNLSMHMNGELVLRKARSLLYQFRLLPRIPCSLHDLCKLCGPGMWDSRYIPAVECSGEHPDSQSCPYGGTATPQPSASPSPSPSPSPNPTPLPEGKRGSKTRDIFMFRKQS